The sequence ACGAAGATATTGCCATCATCATGGATTGCCCTGTAGGAACGGTAAGATCTCGTATCTTTCGCGCCCGTGAAGCAATCGATAAAAAGCTCCAGCCTTTGCTGGAAGAGTAAATTCTTATTTTAAGAAAACCCTTAAATTTAGACAGGTGAACAATGGATAAATTAGGTCAAGAATGGGTATCAGCCGCTGTCGATGGAGAGACAGATGTGCAGACGATGGCAGAACTTGCTGCCGATACGCATTCACATAATAAGTGGCGTAACTATCATTTGATAGGTGATGCTATGCGGGGGGAATTACCCCAGACTATGGCATTCGACCTTAGTGCAAGTATTGCTGCAGCAATTGATCTTGAGCCTGCCATTGTCTCGCCTCAAGTCACAGCACCTGAAGTCACAACGGTTCCGCAGCAAGTGGCTGTAAATGAAGGCCAAAGCCGTGTTGTGCCGCTATTTAAGCAGTTTGGTCAGTATGCGATTGCAGCAACCGTGGCAATGTTTGCCATTGTCGGTGTGCAAAACTTCAATCAAACGGCCGATGATGCAACGTCGCCATCGCCTGTGCTCATCACTCGTCCTTTAGTCGGTAGTGCTTCCCCTGTAAGCTTACAGACGGGGCCTGTGCAACAAAATCAGAGCTACACCAATGATCAAATGAATGAGCAACGTCGTAGAATTAACACGTATATTCAGGATCATATGTTACAACAACGATTGAATACGGGGGCCGTTGTAGAAGACAATAGCGAGGTTATTCCCGTTCCTGTCAATCAGTAGTAAGGAGTTAGCTTGCGTCTAATCCTGTTGGCTTTATTGGCCTTGGTATTTCCTGCGGTGGCGCAGGAAGATATGCCTGCTAAAGTCTGGCTTGAGAAAATGAGCCAGGCTTTAAAAGAGAAAGAGTTCAAAGCATCGATTATACAACTTCAGGCCGATCATATTCGGCCTTTGGTTTATCTTCACGGTAAAGTAAATAATCAAGAAGTCGCGTTTCTTGAATACCTCAATGGCCCACCTAAAAACGCGGTGCGTGTAGGCAATCGAGTGACCTTTATTGAGCATGACCAACCCGCCTACAGTATCCTCTCTAATCATATTCAGGGTGTATGGCCAGCAGCTTTTTCATCCCAAATGAGTGATTTGGAAGTCGGCTATCAATTTGTGATGGGAGGCCGCACTCGTATTGCGGGGCGCCCTGGGCAAATGATTCGTTTATTGCCTAATGACGAATACCGATATGGATTCCAAATTTGGCTGGATATGGACACTTACCTGCCGCTCAGATATGACATGTTGACTCAAGATAAGCAATTGCTTGAACAACTAATGGTGATTGAATTAATTGAATTTAGCGAGCCGCCATCGATTTTACAGGAGGCTTACAAGCAAGAATGGCCCGCGGTTATCGATCAGGCTGAACGTCAAGATGGACAAAATTGGCAGTTTTCTTGGCTACCCGCAGGCTTTAGTGTGGTGGTGCGTGATCACCATCGTTTGATTGGCAGCCATGAGGCGGTTGAATATATTGCCTTAACCGACGGTTTAGCCAATATTTCTATCTATGTTGCTCGGGCTGGGTCAACGCCATTGCCTGAAGAGTTAATTACGCGCAATGGTCTGTCCTTGGTGGCTGAAAAAGTCGGTAATGCCGAAGTGGTGGCTGTGGGTAAAGTGCCAACAGAGACCTTAGCCCGTATCGCAAAAAGTTTGATGTTAAAATAGGGCATTTCATCATGATGGAAGAAGTGGCGAGGGTAGTCGCTTGCGATAATCAAGGTTGGCTCACCGTTGAGGTTGAACTTAAAAGCACCTGCAAGAGTTGCAATAGCAGTGAATCTTGCGGCACTTCTGCAGTTGCTCAAGCTTTTTCTTCAAAAACTCAACAATTCTCCATTCAAAGTGAACGTACCTGCGAGGTTGGTGAACTGCTGAAACTGGGGCTACCTGAGAGTGTGATCCTCAAAGCGGCGGCGTTGGTTTATTTGATGCCCCTGCTTGGCTTATTTTTGGGCGCCTTATCAGGGCAGTTTTTTGCAGGTCTATTTCAAATCAATGCTGATCTCAGTGCGATAGGGTTCGCAGCTTTAGGTGCTATCACTGCGTGGTTGATTGGAAAACGTAAGGCAAAACAGCTTGAAGTAGATTCGCAACCTGTCATTTTGGCTTATTTAGGTGCAGGGATCAGTTTAGAGAAATTACCCGTTTAATTTCATCTTGTTATCTACTTCATCTAAACAGTAAACTCTCTTGGCCGGCTGCATTTTTCGACATAAAGAGAACTATGAGTGAATCTGATTGGTATTGAATCCGCAATCAGGTACAATTTCCCACCTTTGAACCGTATCCATTTTTCAGTATTAGTCATAGCAGCATAATGAAACACATTAGAAACTTCTCAATTATTGCCCATATCGACCATGGTAAATCGACGCTGTCAGATCGTCTTATTCAGGTTTGTGGCGGTTTAAGCGACCGTGAAATGGATGCCCAAGTTCTTGATTCTATGGATCTAGAGCGTGAACGCGGTATTACCATTAAGGCGCAGAGCGTTACGTTGGAATATAAAGCCAAAAATGGCGAAATATACCAACTCAACTTTATTGATACCCCAGGTCACGTTGACTTTTCCTATGAAGTATCTCGTTCATTAGCGGCCTGTGAGGGCGCGCTGCTCGTGGTTGATGCTGGCCAAGGCGTTGAAGCTCAGACGCTGGCAAACTGTTACACCGCGCTGGATATGAATCTAGACGTCGTGCCCATTCTGAACAAAATCGACTTACCTCAGGCTGATCCTGAGCGCGTTGCCGCCGAGATCGAAGACATCGTTGGTATCGATGCGATGAACGCTGTGCGTTGTTCTGCAAAAACCGGTGTGGGTATTGATGATGTATTAGAAGTCATCGTCGAGCAAATTCCGCCGCCAGAAGGCAACCCGGATGCGCCGCTACAAGCCCTTATTATTGACTCTTGGTTTGACAGTTACTTAGGCGTTGTTTCTTTAGTGCGTATTAAACACGGCGTGCTGAAGAAAGGCGATAAGTTCAAGGTGATGTCTACTGGACAAAACCACACTGCGGATCGTGTCGGTATTTTCACGCCAAAACAAACCGATAAAACCGAGCTGAAAACCGGTGAAGTTGGTTTTGTTATCGCAGGGATTAAAGAAATTCACGGTGCGCCCGTCGGTGATACTTTAACACTGGCTAAAAATGGTGCCGATAAGCCATTACCTGGCTTTAAAAAAGTGAAGCCACAGGTTTATGCCGGTGTGTTCCCGATTTCTACCGATGAATATGAAAACTTCCGTGATGCACTGAACAAACTCAGCCTGAACGATGCCTCATTGTTCTTTGAACCTGAAAGTTCATCTGCGTTAGGCTTTGGTTTCCGTATTGGCTATTTAGGCCTGCTCCACATGGAAATCATTCAAGAACGGTTAGAGCGCGAATATGATCTTGACCTGATCACCACCGCACCCACAGTAGTCTATGAAGTGCTAATGACTAGTGGTGAAACCATCTATGTTGATAACCCAGCAGATTTACCTGCAATTAACAACATCGAAGAAATGCGTGAGCCGATTGTTGAAGCCAACATTTTAGTACCCAAAGAATACTTAGGTAACGTGATTACCCTGTGTATCGAAAAACGCGGAACTCAAGTGAACATGGTTTACCACGGTAACCAAGTGGCCGTGACATACCATCTGCCAATGGCGGAAGTGGTAATGGACTTCTTTGACCGCTTAAAATCAACTAGCCGTGGTTATGCGTCATTAGAATACAACTTTATCCGCTTCGATCCTGCGGACATGGTGCGTTTAGATATTCTGATCAACGGCGACCGTGTGGATGCGCTGGCGATGATTATTCACCGTTCGAATATTCGTCACCGTGGTTTAGCGCTGGTTGAGAAGATGAAAGAGCTTATTCCGCGGCAGATGTTTGATATCGCGATTCAAGCTGCTGTCGGTAGCCAAATTATTGCCCGTTCTACCGTAAAAGCGTTACGTAAAGACGTAACGGCTAAGTGTTATGGTGGTGACGTTTCTCGTAAGAAGAAACTCTTAAATAAACAAAAAGAGGGTAAGAAACGGATGAAACAAGTCGGTAACGTTGAGGTGCCACAGGAGGCATTCTTAGCGGTACTTAAGCTAAACGAGTAACACTCGATAAATACCATTTAGCTACTATTGCGCCGCAGTTTGCGGCGCTTTATTTAGCTTATCGTATGTTTTGTGGTGTTTTTTAAGAAATACGGTAAGTTAACTAAAGTTCGCGTGTCGAAACACAATATTCGCTAAGTTTGGATCTTTACATTTCAAGGCAGGAGTTCAATAAGCAATGGCAGCCTATTTTTCCATTATTTTAGTGCTAGTCACCCTGATTTCAGGGCTGATCTGGTTAGTCGATGTGCTGGTATTTGCGCCTAAACGCGCTGCCCGTCTGCTTTTGGCTAAGGAGTCAAACGCGAGTTTAACCGAGGAAGCAGAGTATAGCATCATGCGTGAGTCGACCATTGTCGAAACTGCGCACTCCATCTTTCCTGTGATTGCCTTTGTGCTCATCCTGCGTTCGTTTATTTATGAACCATTCCAAATCCCATCAGGTTCTATGATGCCAACCCTGTTAGTGGGCGATTTTATTTTGGTGGAAAAGTTTAGTTATGGTCTAAAAGATCCCGTTTGGCGCACAAAACTGATTGAAACGGGCGAGCCAAAACGGGGTGATGTGATTGTCTTTAAATACCCTGAGAATCCTCAGATTGACTATATCAAGCGTGTGGTGGGCTTACCGGGTGATAGGATTATCTACCGCAACAAGCAGTTAATGATCCAGAAAGCCTGTGGCGTAGAGCAAACCCAGTGCCCAGAGCCAGAACTCGTGGCGCGCACTGAAGTGAGTCGTGGTGATTTCAGCCAAGATGGTGTGCCTTTACTCCGCTATAAAGAACAGCTCGGTGAAGTGGCTCACGATATTTTAATCAACCCAAGTCGTCCGGATATGCTGGGTTACTTCAAGCGTGATGGCGATTTACCCGCGGGTGAATTCCTTGTTCCTGAAGGCCATTACTTTGCAATGGGCGACAACCGTGATAACAGTACTGACAGCCGTTTCTGGGGGGTTGTGCCTGAAGAAAATCTTGTCGGTAAAGCGGTTGCTATCTGGATCAGTTTTGAGTTTGACCGTACTAAAGCCGACTTTCTCCCTACTTGGCTACCGAGCGGTATCCGTTTTGAACGTGTTGGTGGAATTCACTAGTATGGAACCGATTAAAAATTTGCCTCGTCTGTGTCGTACGTTGGGGTATGAGTTCAAGAATCTTGACCTTCTAACCCAAGCGTTGACCCATAGAAGTGCGGCAAATAAGCACAATGAACGTTTAGAGTTTTTAGGCGATTCAATTTTATCGATTGTGATTTCAGACGCCTTATATCATCAGTTTCCTAAGGCGACTGAGGGTGATTTGAGCCGGATGCGCGCCACCTTAGTACGCGGTGATACG comes from Shewanella oneidensis MR-1 and encodes:
- a CDS encoding sigma-E factor negative regulatory protein RseA — protein: MDKLGQEWVSAAVDGETDVQTMAELAADTHSHNKWRNYHLIGDAMRGELPQTMAFDLSASIAAAIDLEPAIVSPQVTAPEVTTVPQQVAVNEGQSRVVPLFKQFGQYAIAATVAMFAIVGVQNFNQTADDATSPSPVLITRPLVGSASPVSLQTGPVQQNQSYTNDQMNEQRRRINTYIQDHMLQQRLNTGAVVEDNSEVIPVPVNQ
- a CDS encoding MucB/RseB C-terminal domain-containing protein is translated as MRLILLALLALVFPAVAQEDMPAKVWLEKMSQALKEKEFKASIIQLQADHIRPLVYLHGKVNNQEVAFLEYLNGPPKNAVRVGNRVTFIEHDQPAYSILSNHIQGVWPAAFSSQMSDLEVGYQFVMGGRTRIAGRPGQMIRLLPNDEYRYGFQIWLDMDTYLPLRYDMLTQDKQLLEQLMVIELIEFSEPPSILQEAYKQEWPAVIDQAERQDGQNWQFSWLPAGFSVVVRDHHRLIGSHEAVEYIALTDGLANISIYVARAGSTPLPEELITRNGLSLVAEKVGNAEVVAVGKVPTETLARIAKSLMLK
- a CDS encoding SoxR reducing system RseC family protein: MMEEVARVVACDNQGWLTVEVELKSTCKSCNSSESCGTSAVAQAFSSKTQQFSIQSERTCEVGELLKLGLPESVILKAAALVYLMPLLGLFLGALSGQFFAGLFQINADLSAIGFAALGAITAWLIGKRKAKQLEVDSQPVILAYLGAGISLEKLPV
- the lepA gene encoding translation elongation factor 4; its protein translation is MKHIRNFSIIAHIDHGKSTLSDRLIQVCGGLSDREMDAQVLDSMDLERERGITIKAQSVTLEYKAKNGEIYQLNFIDTPGHVDFSYEVSRSLAACEGALLVVDAGQGVEAQTLANCYTALDMNLDVVPILNKIDLPQADPERVAAEIEDIVGIDAMNAVRCSAKTGVGIDDVLEVIVEQIPPPEGNPDAPLQALIIDSWFDSYLGVVSLVRIKHGVLKKGDKFKVMSTGQNHTADRVGIFTPKQTDKTELKTGEVGFVIAGIKEIHGAPVGDTLTLAKNGADKPLPGFKKVKPQVYAGVFPISTDEYENFRDALNKLSLNDASLFFEPESSSALGFGFRIGYLGLLHMEIIQERLEREYDLDLITTAPTVVYEVLMTSGETIYVDNPADLPAINNIEEMREPIVEANILVPKEYLGNVITLCIEKRGTQVNMVYHGNQVAVTYHLPMAEVVMDFFDRLKSTSRGYASLEYNFIRFDPADMVRLDILINGDRVDALAMIIHRSNIRHRGLALVEKMKELIPRQMFDIAIQAAVGSQIIARSTVKALRKDVTAKCYGGDVSRKKKLLNKQKEGKKRMKQVGNVEVPQEAFLAVLKLNE
- the lepB gene encoding signal peptidase I, translating into MAAYFSIILVLVTLISGLIWLVDVLVFAPKRAARLLLAKESNASLTEEAEYSIMRESTIVETAHSIFPVIAFVLILRSFIYEPFQIPSGSMMPTLLVGDFILVEKFSYGLKDPVWRTKLIETGEPKRGDVIVFKYPENPQIDYIKRVVGLPGDRIIYRNKQLMIQKACGVEQTQCPEPELVARTEVSRGDFSQDGVPLLRYKEQLGEVAHDILINPSRPDMLGYFKRDGDLPAGEFLVPEGHYFAMGDNRDNSTDSRFWGVVPEENLVGKAVAIWISFEFDRTKADFLPTWLPSGIRFERVGGIH